From Heteronotia binoei isolate CCM8104 ecotype False Entrance Well chromosome 12, APGP_CSIRO_Hbin_v1, whole genome shotgun sequence, the proteins below share one genomic window:
- the LOC132580689 gene encoding sushi, von Willebrand factor type A, EGF and pentraxin domain-containing protein 1-like, whose amino-acid sequence MVYGNDWWVGSVVRYSCKPGFLLVGDPVSVCQSNGRWTSKPTCLRICLRGRVEINQRDMNGSCSSTCPNEVHLAAFLKHGCIKISDCVMKSSTWTRWFSHCDVCECNCYVPCSKRPPTMGPAPNINFSSLQLNEG is encoded by the exons ATGGTCTACGGCAATGACTGGTGGGTGGGCTCCGTGGTGCGCTACAGCTGCAAGCCTGGCTTCCTGCTGGTGGGAGACCCCGTGAGCGTCTGCCAGTCCAATGGGCGCTGGACCTCCAAACCGACTTGCCTCC GGATTTGTCTCCGAGGCCGGGTTGAAATCAACCAGCGGGACATGaacggcagctgctcctccaccTGTCCCAACGAGGTCCACTTAGCGGCCTTTCTCAAGCACGGCTGCATCAAGATCTCTGACTGTGTCATGAAGTCGTCCACTTGGACCCGCTGGTTCAGCCATTGCGACGTTTGCGAGTGCAACTGCTACGTCCCCTGCAGTAAGCGTCCCCCTACAATGGGTCCCGCCCCCAACATTA ACTTCAGCAGTCTTCAGCTCAACGAGGGCTAG